A genomic region of Salvelinus alpinus chromosome 12, SLU_Salpinus.1, whole genome shotgun sequence contains the following coding sequences:
- the LOC139535504 gene encoding cytokine-inducible SH2-containing protein-like: protein MILCVQGPRPLLSGTPTEGHLGMRTGSVSSPHCIHSTSPQWDPTKDLRTIANNTFYLDTSGWYWGAITAGQAHAALQAASEGAFLIRDSSHPLYMLTLSVRTARGPTSIRIQYSGARFLLDSSSPARPSLLSFPDVPSMVQYYVGPGRKVQQGKVEETHGGKPAQRTVQESTVLLKLKRALHKPQAFPSLQHLARLTINCSTDCPDQLPLPRPLVRFLQDYPFQV, encoded by the exons ATGATTCTTTGTGTTCAGGG CCCTAGACCACTGCTGTCTGGTACACCCACAGAGGGACACCTAGGAATGCGGACAGGGAGCGTCTCCTCCCCTCACTGCATTCACAGCACCTCTCCGCAGTGGGACCCCACAAAAGACCTGCGCACCATCGCCAACAACACATTCTACCTTGATACCTCAG GCTGGTACTGGGGAGCCATCACAGCAGGTCAGGCCCATGCAGCTCTGCAGGCAGCGTCAGAAGGGGCCTTTCTGATTCGAGACAGCAGCCATCCCCTGTACATGCTGACCCTGTCTGTTAGGACTGCCCGTGGCCCTACCAGTATACGCATCCAGTACAGTGGAGCCCGGTTTCTGCTAGACTCCAGCTCGCCAGCCCGACCCAGCCTTCTGTCCTTCCCTGATGTGCCTAGCATGGTGCAGTATTATGTGGGACCAGGGAGGAAGGTGCAGCAGGGGAAGGTGGAGGAAACTCATGGTGGCAAGCCTGCCCAGAGGACAGTTCAGGAGAGCACAGTACTGCTGAAGCTCAAGCGGGCCCTGCACAAGCCCCAGGCCTTCCCCTCCCTACAGCACCTTGCACGCCTCACCATCAACTGCAGCACAGACTGTCCTGACCAACTGCCGCTGCCACGCCCACTGGTGCGCTTCCTGCAGGACTACCCCTTCCAGGTATGA